TCGTCGTTAACCCCAATGATCAATTTATTTCCATCAATTTGTAATCCATTGGAATTCCTGATTTTTTTACTGCTTAACCATGTCTCTAGCTTACCATCTTTAATTCTGTGAAGGTTGTCGCTGTACCCTTCTGTTATAAATAGAGAGCCATCGGGCGCCATCACAATATCATTAATAAATTCGTTATGCTGAATACAGTACCTATTAAGAACTGTATTCGTTTTGAGATCATACTCTACTACTCCAAACCTTTCTACCACGTATAATTTATCATCTGATATAATTACACCAGTGGGAGCACTTAAATGCTTGATCCAATCTAGTTCGATAATCTTCCCGTCCGCATCAACTTTCGAAATATAATCTTGTCCGTACTTTGTTCCATTCTCCACGTCTTCTCTATAATTTGAAACATAGAATACGTTTCTTTCTTTATCGAATACGATCGATTCAGGATTAGTAAAACCCGACGTAACAAACACCTCTTCCAGTTGAGCGAAAACAGACATGCTGCCTAATAATAAGATCATTAAAAAGTGATAAACCCTCATTCCTTAAATCATTGAACTTTAGTTTTTTCTTTAGCCTTTTCCTCTGCCTCTTCTATCAACCACATGTAATAATAATTCTCAGAAACCTCGTCCCTACTAGGCTCTTCTCTGTGGTATTCTGTTACTCCATTTTCGGTAAGATAATCAGGATACTTTTCCAACCAATCTTCAAGTGCTTCTCGCTGATACTCGATATAAGATGCAAGCGTATCTCTTCCGTCCTCTCCTCGTAATTCCATTTCAGCAAACGTAATGGATAATGGTTCGTGCCATGTAAGTGCTTTAAGTAATGGCATATCTTCTTCAGGTGCTAAGTTGTAAATCCACTCAAACTCTTCCGTATAATGACCCCAGTTTGCTACAACCCTCATAAAGGATTCGTAGTCGTTGGTATCTAACTGATCTCCCCACCATTCGCCATCAAATGCTACTTCTTGGTAATTATCCGCTTTCAGACCATACTTTAATAGCAATGGAAATATCGTTGCGCCCGAGTAAGATTCAATTCTGGCAATTAGATTTATTCTTGAAATTTCTGCTGTATCTGTATAGCTTTTAGAATGCCAAAGTAACCCAACGTAACCAGCCTGTTCTGAATTATAAAATCGAACTAGCATGCTC
The sequence above is a segment of the Flavobacteriales bacterium genome. Coding sequences within it:
- a CDS encoding SMP-30/gluconolactonase/LRE family protein, whose translation is MILLLGSMSVFAQLEEVFVTSGFTNPESIVFDKERNVFYVSNYREDVENGTKYGQDYISKVDADGKIIELDWIKHLSAPTGVIISDDKLYVVERFGVVEYDLKTNTVLNRYCIQHNEFINDIVMAPDGSLFITEGYSDNLHRIKDGKLETWLSSKKIRNSNGLQIDGNKLIIGVNDDHKLKSIDLATKEVTVIAEFEDGNLDGIKKYKDGYIVGNYYGQIFYVKKDGSITEWLNVEDKKIICADFEYLEDKQMLYVPDLDNSTLTGYKISE